The genomic interval GGTCAGGGCTTCGCCAACAACTACTCTGCACTCCTGGCCACACGGTTTTTACTAGGACTCTTTGAAACAGGAATGTTTCCCGGGTCTTTCTACCTGATCTCCATGTGGTACCGACGAGAAGAGGCCCAAAAGCGATactctttcttcttttcaaGCACAACCCTGGCCGGAGCCTTTGGAGGTCTCATTGCCGCAGGTATTCATAATCTCGATGGAGACAAAGGCCTCGCTTCGTGGCGGTGGATCTTCATCATTGAAGGTGCCTGTACTGCTTTCATCTCTATCATCATGTTCTTCTTAATGGCCGACTTCCCAGAGGACGCTAAATTCTTAACTGAGAATGAGCGGCAGTTCATGAAAGAGAAGCTTGAAGTAGGAAATGCAGGTGCCAGTGAAGCCGAGAGACCCATGACTTGGAAAGACGTTAAGAGTGTCTTTTCTGACTGGAAGGTGTGGGTCATGGGGTGGATGTACTTCGGCACCATTGTACCTGCATACGGATACGCTTACTTCGGGACAGCTATTGTTAAGACGTTAGGATATTCTGATGTCAAGACCCAGCTGTACTCGGTCCCTCCCTGGGTGGCGGCCTTTGGTTTCTCAATGTTGGCAGCCATCTTCTCAGACTACCTCAGACATAGATTCTATTTTGCAGTGTTCGCCGGTATCGTTGCTATAGCTGGTCTGGCAGTTGTTATTGGCGTACACGACAAAATTGGAACTCGATATGGCTCTCTGTTCATGATCTGTGCCGGAACCTACACTGCTATGcctctgtttgtgtgttgGACCCAAATGAACTTCTTAGGCCATCATAGGCGAGCTATCGCGTCAGGATGGCAGATTGGGTTCGGAAACTGCGCTGGGTTCATTTCGACCTTT from Yarrowia lipolytica chromosome 1F, complete sequence carries:
- a CDS encoding uncharacterized protein (Compare to YALI0F28369g, similar to DEHA0E10494g Debaryomyces hansenii), producing the protein MDKESLSHDEYTESGGLEHVEYPQGQVPQEVIDAEIAQLAEKYGINQRKLMFKVDICVIPVICILYILAFLDRVNISNANVYGMSKDLNLYGDRFNTALAIFFVPYVVAEIPSNWLMKKFTPHVWLTGSMLLFGVTLLGQGFANNYSALLATRFLLGLFETGMFPGSFYLISMWYRREEAQKRYSFFFSSTTLAGAFGGLIAAGIHNLDGDKGLASWRWIFIIEGACTAFISIIMFFLMADFPEDAKFLTENERQFMKEKLEVGNAGASEAERPMTWKDVKSVFSDWKVWVMGWMYFGTIVPAYGYAYFGTAIVKTLGYSDVKTQLYSVPPWVAAFGFSMLAAIFSDYLRHRFYFAVFAGIVAIAGLAVVIGVHDKIGTRYGSLFMICAGTYTAMPLFVCWTQMNFLGHHRRAIASGWQIGFGNCAGFISTFVFQANDAPFYTPGCAVCLAFACLSLVMQFVYAAGITWENKRKRTPEYIEKFNALSEDDRRIAGELNPSFFYYY